CTCGCTTCGGCAGCGACCCCGAGATCGTGGGACGCAGCGTGAAGCTGAACGGCGTCCGGTTCACGGTGGTCGGGGTCGGACCGAAAGGGTTCCAGTCGATCCGGCGCGGCTTCACTCCCGAGGTCTGGATGCCGGCGGCGATCGCGGCCCCGATGGCGATGGGCCCCGACGCGCTGACGGTGCGCGACTCACGCTGGATGGCGCTGGTGGGCCGCCTGCGTCCCGGCGTGATGAAGCCCGCGGCCGAGGCGGAGCTGACCGTCCTGGACCGGCAGATCTGGAAGGAGTCCGGCTTTCCGGCGATGGCGACCGGGAAGATGGTCCTTCTTCCCGGCGAGCGCGGCGACATCAACGCGCTGGGTGACGTGTCGCGCATCAGCCTGCTGCTGATGGCGGTGGTCGGCGTGGTCCTGCTCATCGCCAGCGCGAATGTGGGGGGCCTCCTCCTGGCGCGCGCTTCCACCCGAATCAAGGAGAACGCCATCCGCCTGGCGGTGGGGGCGGGACGCTGGCGCCTGATCCGGCAGCTGCTCACCGAGAGCGCGCTGCTGGCCGCGCTGGGCGGAGCGGCAGGCCTGATTCTGGCCCTCTGGTGCATGGACCTCCTGTCGAGAATCCGGCCCCCTTCGACGCTGCCGGTGGAGCTGGCCGTGCAGCTCGACTGGCGGGTGCTGACCGTCTGCGCGGCGGCGTCGATCGTCTCGGCGCTGCTGTTCGGCCTGGCGCCCGCGCTGCAGGCCACCGGCATCGAGGTGAACCGTGCGCTCGGCTCGGAAGCGACCGGCGGCGTCGTGCGCGGCGGGCGGGCGCGCCTGCGGACCTCCCTGGTCGTCGGGCAGATTGCGCTCGCGGTCGTGCTGCTGGCGGGGGCCGGGCTGTTCCTGCGCAGCCTGCAGCATCTGGAAGCGGCCGACCTGGGCATCGAGCCGGACCATGTCGCGGCACTCACCCTCCAGATCGCGGCCCCGGAATCGGAGCGCGTGCGCGTGGAGCAGACCTATCGCCAGCTCCTGGAGCGGGTGCAGGCGCTGCCCGGCGTGCGCAGCGCCGCCTTCACCGGAAACCTGACGCCCACGCCGGGTGGAAGCCGCCTCAACGCCACAGGGAAGGACATCAACCTGCCGCAGCTGGCCGAGGTGGAATTCGATCTGAACACCGTCTCGCCCGGCTACTTCCGGACCATCGGCATGCCGCTGGTGCGCGGGCGCGATTTCTCCGGCGACGCCGCCGTCACCGACGGTATCGACCCGGTGATCATCAACGAAACGATGGCGGCGCGCTTCTGGCCCGGCGAGGACCCGCTGGGAAAGCGCTTCAAGCTCGGCGGCCCCGAGAGCAAGATCGAGCAGGAGGTGATCGGCGTCGCCAGGAACGGCAAGTACCGCTCCCTCTCCGAGCCGTCGACTGCCTATCTCTACCGGCGGCTGCGCCGCTTCCATGAGTCGGAAGTCACCCTGGTCGTCAGGACGCAGGGCGATCCCGCGGCGATCCTGCCGATCCTGAAGCACACCGTCGCCGGGATCGCACCCTCGGCCCCGGTCTACGGCATGAAGACGCTCGAGGAGCACGTCGCGGTCCTGCTGTTGCCGGCGCGGCTGGCGGCCTGGCTGGTCGGACTGTTCGGCTTCCTGGCGCTGGCTCTCGCAGCTCTGGGACTTTACGGCCTGATTTCCTTCGCCGTGGCGCAGCGCACCCGCGAGATTGGGGTGCGTATGGCGCTGGGAGCGCAGCCGACGGACGTGCTGCGGCTGGTGGTGCGCCAGGGGACGGGGCTGATTCTCGCGGGAATGGCGGTCGGTCTGGCCGTGGCCTTGTCGCTGACCTGGATGGTCCAGGGGCTCCTGCATGGCGTCAAGGCCACCGACCCGGCGACCTTCACGGGCGTGGCGGCGATCCTGGCGGGAGTGGCCCTGCTGGCCTGCTATCTGCCGGCGCGCCGGGCCGCCCGCACCGATCCGATCGAGGCGCTGCGCTACGAATAGGAGCCGCCGCGCGTACGCGGCGATGAGACGAATGGCACGACGAAGAATTCCACTACCCCCCCAATCGTAAGGAGACCGGCATGACCCTCTCGGTAGCTAAACCTGTATTGTTCGCTCCCTTGCTGATGTTCGCCATCACCTTGGCCTCGGCCAGTCACTCGACCAGCATGACGATCAACACCCACGGCGGCAAGGAGGTGCTGCAGAGGTGCGACGACATCCAGGTGAGCATCGACAACCGGGATGCGGCGCGCGGCGAGGACAGCCTCAGCCTGCGGTCCCTGTCCGGGACGCTGCGCGTGGCCGCGCCGCGCAACGGCGGGGTGCAGATCCTGGGAACCGACTCGCGCGAGGTGACGGTGCTGGCCTGCAAGGCGGTCGCGGCGCGCGAACAGGACAAGCTCGACGACATTAAGGTCAGCCTGACCGACGGACGCCTGGCGGTGAGCGGCCCTTCCGGCGATGACTGGGTTGTCTACCTTCTGGTCAAGGCGCCGAAGAATGCTGCACTGGAAGTGCAGACCAACAACGGCGCGATCCACCTGGAGGACCTGCACGGGCAGGTCGACGCGACCTCGGAGAACGGCCCCATCTCGGTGAAGAACTGCGGCGGCACGCTGCGCGCGAAGACGGAGAACGGCCCCATCGACTTTTCCGGATCCAGCTCGGGCGACCTGCGCCTGACCACCACCAACGGCCCCATCTCCGTCGAGCCCTCCGGGAGCCGGTGGACCGGCGGGAAGGTGGTGGCGCGCACCGAGAACGGTCCCGTTTCTCTCAAGCTGTCGGACGATTTCCAGTCGTCGTTCGAAGTCGAGGCCTCGATGCACGCGCCGATGAGCTGCAGCGCGGCGCAGTGCGAGAAGGCGCGGAAGACCTGGGACGACGACCACCGTCGCGTCCAGTTCGGCGGGGCCGAGCCGGCCCTGAAGGCTACAACCGAGAACGGACCCATATCGATCGAGTCGTCGAAGGGTGACGACGTCTGATCGGCTCGGGCCGCCCGGTTGGTAGGGAGCCGGGCGGTCCGAGGTGGTCTCTCTGCACGGGAAAGTGACGGGAACGAATATGTCGGGGTTCCTGCAGGATCTGCGCTTCGCGTTCCGCTGGCTGCGCCAGCGCCCGGGCTTCGCGCTCGCCGCGATGCTGACCCTCGGATTGGGAATCGGCGCCAACACGGCCATCTTCACCGTCGTGAACGCCGTCCTGATCCGGCCGCTGCCTTATTCGCAGCCCGAGCGCCTGGTGATGGTCTGGAACAAGTATCCGAAGATGGGGCTGGAGCGCGCCGCGCTGTCGGGCCCCGATTTCGTCGACCGGCGCGACCGCAACACGGTCTTCGAGCGCCTCGGCGTCTACACCGACGCCGGATTGAATCTCACCGGCGGTGGCGAGCCGGAGCGCCTGCAGGCGATCCGGGTGTCGGAAGGCTTCTTCCCGGTGCTCGGTGTGGCTCCTGTGGCGGGCCGCTTCTTCCTCCCCGAGGAGGACCGTCCCGGCGGCGCCGGCGTGGCCATCCTCAGCGCCGGCTTGTGGAAGCGCCGCTTCGGCGCCGATGCGGCGCTGGTGGGGCGCTCCATCACGCTGAACGGCAAGCCGCACACCGTCGTCGGGATCATGCCGGAGCGCTTTGCCTTCCCCGAAGCGCGTACCGAGATCTGGGTTCCTCTCTCCCTCTCCGCGGAGGATACCGCCGTCTCGCAGCGGGGCAACGAGTACCTGGACGGCGCCATCGCGCGTCTGAAGCCGGGAGTCACGCTGGACCAGGCGCAATCGGACATGGATCGGATCACCGCGTCGATCCTCTCCGAGGCGCCCAAGGAGGCGCGCGATTACTTCTCCGGAGCCGGATGGGGCGCCGTGGTCGTGCCGTTGAAGGAGAACGTGGTGGGCGACGCCGGGCGGGCGCTGTGGGTCCTCCTCGGCGCCGTCGCCTGCGTCCTGCTGATTGCCTGCGCCAATGTCTCCAACCTGATGCTGGCGCGCTCCGCCACGCGGCAGAAGGAGATCGCCGTGCGCGTGGCGCTGGGGGCGGGGCGCTGGCGTATTCTCCGTCTCCTCCTGACCGAAAGCCTGACGCTGGCGCTCGTGGGCGGCGGGATCGGCACTCTGCTGGCCACGT
This region of Candidatus Polarisedimenticolia bacterium genomic DNA includes:
- a CDS encoding ABC transporter permease, whose product is MGAFLRDLRYGLRTLGKNPGFAAVAVLTLSLGIGANTTIFSLLDAVLLRPLPVEKPEELVLLQIRTESGLSADFSYATYRDYRERSRTLEQLAAHATLALTLERKEGSERIFGEQVSGSYFPLLGVRPALGRFLKESDDTRGAEPVVVLSHRLWRTRFGSDPEIVGRSVKLNGVRFTVVGVGPKGFQSIRRGFTPEVWMPAAIAAPMAMGPDALTVRDSRWMALVGRLRPGVMKPAAEAELTVLDRQIWKESGFPAMATGKMVLLPGERGDINALGDVSRISLLLMAVVGVVLLIASANVGGLLLARASTRIKENAIRLAVGAGRWRLIRQLLTESALLAALGGAAGLILALWCMDLLSRIRPPSTLPVELAVQLDWRVLTVCAAASIVSALLFGLAPALQATGIEVNRALGSEATGGVVRGGRARLRTSLVVGQIALAVVLLAGAGLFLRSLQHLEAADLGIEPDHVAALTLQIAAPESERVRVEQTYRQLLERVQALPGVRSAAFTGNLTPTPGGSRLNATGKDINLPQLAEVEFDLNTVSPGYFRTIGMPLVRGRDFSGDAAVTDGIDPVIINETMAARFWPGEDPLGKRFKLGGPESKIEQEVIGVARNGKYRSLSEPSTAYLYRRLRRFHESEVTLVVRTQGDPAAILPILKHTVAGIAPSAPVYGMKTLEEHVAVLLLPARLAAWLVGLFGFLALALAALGLYGLISFAVAQRTREIGVRMALGAQPTDVLRLVVRQGTGLILAGMAVGLAVALSLTWMVQGLLHGVKATDPATFTGVAAILAGVALLACYLPARRAARTDPIEALRYE
- a CDS encoding DUF4097 family beta strand repeat-containing protein; the protein is MTLSVAKPVLFAPLLMFAITLASASHSTSMTINTHGGKEVLQRCDDIQVSIDNRDAARGEDSLSLRSLSGTLRVAAPRNGGVQILGTDSREVTVLACKAVAAREQDKLDDIKVSLTDGRLAVSGPSGDDWVVYLLVKAPKNAALEVQTNNGAIHLEDLHGQVDATSENGPISVKNCGGTLRAKTENGPIDFSGSSSGDLRLTTTNGPISVEPSGSRWTGGKVVARTENGPVSLKLSDDFQSSFEVEASMHAPMSCSAAQCEKARKTWDDDHRRVQFGGAEPALKATTENGPISIESSKGDDV